In Liquorilactobacillus nagelii DSM 13675, the following proteins share a genomic window:
- a CDS encoding RNA polymerase sigma factor encodes MDEIAFVKSNVQNQQLIKKIRKYNDSLAFKSLFQKYLPVVCNSITRYHFRFLEIEDLVQEARLVCYQDVLAYKLKSQVSFGKFFQRSLRNHYCSLLRKENASKRQQEKYAESFEEVLENRRDYSVSLTSFSYYPLSILIAQEQLQEAIEYLSEMEFEIMYLLMVEHQTPERIAAELEKETIQIKRAISRCHKKISETIQKK; translated from the coding sequence ATGGATGAAATAGCTTTTGTTAAATCGAATGTTCAAAATCAGCAATTAATCAAAAAAATCAGAAAATATAATGATAGTTTGGCGTTTAAATCATTATTTCAAAAATACCTCCCTGTTGTTTGCAATTCAATTACTCGATATCATTTCAGATTTTTAGAAATAGAAGATTTAGTGCAAGAGGCTCGATTGGTTTGTTACCAAGATGTTTTAGCCTATAAATTAAAATCTCAAGTTTCATTCGGAAAATTTTTCCAACGTAGTTTGCGAAACCACTATTGTAGTTTGTTAAGAAAAGAAAACGCTTCAAAAAGACAACAAGAAAAATATGCTGAATCTTTTGAAGAAGTATTAGAAAATCGAAGAGATTATTCAGTATCTTTAACAAGCTTCAGTTATTATCCTCTCTCAATTCTCATTGCTCAAGAACAACTCCAAGAAGCGATTGAATATTTATCTGAAATGGAATTTGAAATTATGTATTTACTAATGGTTGAACACCAAACACCAGAAAGAATTGCTGCTGAGCTGGAAAAAGAAACAATTCAAATTAAGCGAGCAATATCTCGTTGTCATAAGAAAATTTCTGAAACAATTCAAAAAAAATAA
- the helD gene encoding RNA polymerase recycling motor HelD — MKNEKRIEQQRVNQVVAKIKNKLTTKTAELQQARTERSAVEKNYGQNAKINTFEIDDQMETNAEVQQQKQLVAKNIQSEDILDQQVKTLNSLSSSPYFGRIDIHEDDEPEAETLYIGNASFADKKNNFLIYDWRAPVSSIYYNGTLGQVAYQTPGGKQTAQLMKKRQFRIKQGQIRQMFDTNETVGDQLLQEMLSEHSTEYMQNIVATIQQEQNTIIRDTKHDLLLVQGVAGSGKTSAALQRIAFLLYHSRENLTAEQMVLFSPNRLFSNYISEVLPSLGENNLRQVTLAEFFSKRFEGLKIENLFNSFEQQVADSNSILTQINQIKQSAEFIRVVRDYAKKLPAESLQFVPLSLAGRTIITQRKIRSLYQATPAAWPANLRYSETKKKLRLLLRNKIQANLNKDWVTDKLQDLSDEQIRSMTVGLDNDPVVIEQALRQRLVTESYQPLFQAIYNDYFIDIYKQYSLFLTENDETAADLFNQQLEFHRLTLADCAPLLILRDTLTGSGQNHQIKQLFIDEMQDYTPAQLLYLKHAFPNAHFTLLGDSEQALYTTAQSAKKTLFDLKTALHFKHAQLVELNKSYRSSQEITLFVRQMLPVDESIKPFSRHGTRPEWLICDQTNWKERLLQQISNLHTEFTSIAIITQTSKTAMKLQAYLRPQLKTTVLQSNNYKLPSGIIILPVYLAKGLEFDAVIVYDVSELEYPNKHRSILYTACSRAMHRLTLLSIGTPAELIEQIDPTTFEKKDFTNQLLK, encoded by the coding sequence ATGAAAAACGAAAAAAGAATCGAACAACAACGAGTTAACCAAGTTGTTGCCAAAATTAAAAACAAATTAACCACTAAAACTGCAGAATTACAACAAGCTCGAACTGAGCGCTCAGCAGTTGAAAAAAACTATGGTCAAAATGCAAAAATCAACACTTTTGAAATTGATGACCAAATGGAAACCAATGCTGAAGTTCAACAACAAAAACAATTAGTGGCTAAAAATATCCAAAGTGAAGACATTTTAGACCAGCAAGTTAAAACTTTGAATTCGTTAAGTTCATCCCCATACTTTGGCCGCATCGATATTCATGAAGACGATGAACCAGAAGCTGAAACCTTATATATCGGCAATGCTTCATTCGCCGACAAAAAAAATAATTTTTTGATTTATGATTGGCGAGCACCCGTTTCCAGTATTTATTATAATGGTACTCTTGGACAAGTTGCTTACCAGACACCTGGCGGTAAGCAAACAGCTCAGCTGATGAAAAAAAGACAGTTTCGCATCAAACAGGGCCAAATCAGGCAGATGTTTGATACTAATGAAACAGTCGGAGATCAATTATTACAAGAAATGCTTAGTGAACATAGCACGGAGTATATGCAAAATATTGTTGCTACAATTCAACAAGAGCAAAATACAATTATCCGTGATACAAAACATGATTTATTATTGGTCCAAGGGGTCGCTGGCAGTGGAAAAACTTCAGCTGCACTCCAACGCATTGCTTTTTTACTCTACCATAGCCGTGAAAATTTAACAGCAGAACAAATGGTTTTGTTTTCACCGAATCGCTTGTTTAGCAATTATATTTCTGAAGTCTTACCCAGTTTAGGGGAAAACAATCTTCGCCAAGTAACATTAGCTGAATTTTTTAGTAAACGTTTTGAGGGACTAAAAATTGAAAATCTTTTTAATAGTTTTGAACAACAAGTAGCCGATTCAAATTCAATTTTAACTCAAATTAATCAGATTAAACAATCAGCTGAATTCATTCGTGTAGTGCGTGACTACGCTAAAAAGTTACCAGCAGAATCATTGCAATTTGTTCCCTTAAGTTTAGCTGGCAGAACTATCATTACCCAAAGAAAAATTCGTTCTTTGTATCAAGCAACACCAGCAGCCTGGCCAGCCAACCTACGTTATAGCGAAACCAAGAAAAAATTACGTCTTTTGCTGCGCAATAAAATTCAAGCCAATTTGAATAAAGATTGGGTAACTGATAAATTGCAAGATTTGAGTGACGAACAAATTCGTTCAATGACAGTGGGATTAGATAATGATCCCGTAGTAATCGAACAAGCATTGCGCCAGCGACTTGTCACTGAAAGTTATCAGCCTTTATTTCAAGCAATTTATAATGATTACTTCATCGATATCTATAAACAGTACAGCCTCTTTTTAACCGAAAATGATGAAACCGCTGCTGATTTATTTAATCAACAACTAGAATTTCATCGTTTAACTTTAGCAGACTGTGCTCCCTTATTGATACTGCGTGACACATTAACCGGGTCTGGCCAAAATCATCAAATTAAACAATTATTTATCGATGAGATGCAAGATTACACTCCTGCGCAATTACTTTATTTAAAACATGCTTTTCCAAATGCTCACTTTACTTTGCTTGGTGATAGTGAACAAGCACTTTATACTACTGCTCAAAGCGCCAAAAAAACACTTTTTGATCTAAAAACAGCTTTACATTTTAAACATGCTCAATTGGTTGAATTAAATAAAAGCTATCGTTCAAGCCAAGAAATAACCTTGTTTGTTCGACAAATGCTCCCAGTTGACGAAAGTATTAAACCTTTTAGTCGTCATGGAACACGACCCGAATGGCTAATTTGTGATCAAACTAATTGGAAAGAAAGGCTATTGCAACAAATCTCCAATCTGCACACTGAATTTACTTCAATTGCGATTATAACTCAAACAAGTAAAACAGCAATGAAGCTTCAAGCTTATTTACGACCACAACTTAAAACAACTGTTTTGCAAAGTAATAATTACAAATTACCAAGTGGAATTATTATTTTACCAGTTTACTTAGCAAAGGGATTAGAATTTGACGCTGTAATAGTTTACGACGTCAGTGAGCTAGAATATCCTAACAAACATCGCAGTATCCTCTACACTGCTTGTTCACGTGCAATGCATCGCTTAACATTGCTAAGCATTGGTACACCCGCTGAACTGATAGAGCAAATTGACCCAACAACTTTTGAGAAAAAAGACTTCACTAACCAGTTACTAAAATAA
- the trpS gene encoding tryptophan--tRNA ligase, whose product MKTILTGDRPTGKLHIGHYIGSLKNRVKMQNSGKYRTFIMIADQQALTDNARDPEKIRRSLIEVALDYLAVGIDPAKSTILVQSQIPALTELTSYYLNLVTVSRIERNPTVKAEIQQKHFERSIPAGFFIYPVSQTADITAFKADLVPVGDDQEPMIEQAREIVRSFNTIYQKEILVEPQGVFPPKGFGRLPGLDGNAKMSKSLGNCIYLSDDADTLRQKVMSMYTDPDHIHVSDPGKVEGNMVFTYLDIFDTNKAKVAELKEQYQAGGLGDVKIKRYLNDILEAEFRPIRERRQEFAKDIPAVYDILKTGSQRANEVAEQTLKEVREAIGVNYFD is encoded by the coding sequence ATGAAGACAATTTTAACAGGTGATCGACCAACTGGCAAATTACACATTGGACATTATATCGGATCTTTAAAAAATCGTGTAAAAATGCAAAATAGTGGTAAGTACCGGACTTTTATCATGATTGCAGACCAACAAGCATTGACAGATAATGCTCGTGATCCAGAAAAGATTCGGCGCTCACTGATTGAAGTAGCACTAGATTATCTTGCAGTTGGGATTGATCCAGCTAAATCAACTATTTTAGTGCAGTCACAAATTCCAGCTTTAACTGAATTAACTAGCTATTATTTAAATTTAGTGACAGTGTCCCGGATTGAAAGAAATCCAACTGTCAAAGCGGAAATTCAGCAAAAGCATTTTGAAAGATCAATCCCAGCCGGCTTTTTTATTTACCCCGTTAGCCAAACAGCTGATATTACGGCTTTTAAAGCTGATTTGGTGCCAGTAGGTGATGATCAAGAACCAATGATTGAACAAGCACGTGAAATTGTTCGAAGCTTTAATACTATTTACCAAAAGGAAATCTTAGTTGAACCGCAAGGAGTTTTTCCACCTAAAGGATTTGGCCGATTGCCCGGGTTAGATGGTAACGCTAAGATGAGTAAGTCATTAGGAAACTGTATTTATCTTTCAGATGATGCGGATACTTTACGCCAAAAAGTTATGTCAATGTACACTGATCCTGATCATATCCATGTTAGTGATCCAGGTAAGGTAGAAGGAAATATGGTCTTTACTTATCTTGACATTTTTGATACAAATAAGGCTAAAGTAGCTGAGTTAAAAGAGCAGTATCAAGCCGGTGGATTAGGTGATGTCAAGATTAAACGTTATTTGAATGATATTTTGGAAGCTGAATTTCGGCCGATTCGCGAACGACGGCAAGAATTTGCTAAAGATATCCCAGCAGTGTATGATATTCTAAAAACTGGTAGTCAGCGAGCAAATGAAGTAGCTGAGCAAACGCTTAAAGAAGTTCGTGAGGCAATTGGAGTTAATTATTTTGACTAA
- a CDS encoding exopolyphosphatase — protein MNNLVVLDFGSNSVRFSINQITGKNDFKEILRRKATTRLAEGMGLAKGEKRLTQGAIKRTMTAVADFKKIYQQYSDYQVVGIATAAVREAVNRQELLDQVTRLTGCRLQVLSADQETYFDFLAVTNSLSIKDCLIFDIGGGSCELAWVAAGNFQVGVSLPFGAVSLTEQFAAKDLTAANLFAMQRFLQEQFHNLPWLRQAVKLPLVLLGGCNRSVARIKRTEINLQPIDSFHGFKVTTSDFQRIYQQLLALSNQQRKEVLGMEVLRSDIILAGMTPVVLLQQQLSSPRVIFSESGAREGFIYHQLQE, from the coding sequence ATGAACAACTTAGTTGTACTGGATTTTGGTTCTAATTCAGTTCGGTTTTCAATCAATCAAATTACAGGTAAAAATGACTTTAAAGAGATTTTAAGGCGCAAAGCAACTACTAGATTAGCCGAAGGAATGGGACTTGCTAAGGGTGAGAAACGATTAACACAGGGAGCAATCAAACGGACAATGACAGCTGTTGCTGATTTTAAAAAAATCTACCAGCAATACTCAGATTATCAGGTAGTTGGTATTGCCACTGCTGCTGTCCGTGAAGCTGTGAATCGCCAAGAGTTGCTTGATCAAGTGACTCGTCTAACGGGTTGCCGTTTACAGGTTTTAAGTGCGGATCAAGAAACCTATTTTGATTTTTTAGCAGTTACTAATTCTTTATCAATTAAAGATTGTCTAATCTTTGACATTGGTGGTGGCAGTTGTGAATTAGCATGGGTTGCGGCAGGGAATTTTCAAGTTGGTGTTAGCTTGCCATTTGGTGCAGTTAGTCTAACTGAACAATTTGCCGCAAAAGATTTAACCGCAGCCAACTTATTTGCTATGCAGCGTTTTTTGCAAGAACAATTTCATAACTTGCCGTGGTTACGGCAAGCAGTTAAGCTACCTTTAGTTTTATTGGGGGGATGTAATCGTTCAGTAGCCCGAATCAAACGAACTGAAATTAATTTGCAGCCAATTGATTCTTTCCATGGATTCAAGGTGACCACATCTGACTTTCAAAGAATTTATCAGCAATTATTAGCTTTAAGCAACCAGCAACGTAAAGAAGTTCTGGGTATGGAAGTTTTACGTTCTGATATCATTTTAGCTGGCATGACACCGGTCGTTTTACTTCAGCAGCAATTAAGCTCACCTAGAGTAATTTTCTCAGAGAGTGGCGCCCGTGAAGGTTTTATCTATCATCAATTACAAGAGTAA
- a CDS encoding C40 family peptidase — protein MKKTTKTIIAGTVGAAGLFLASTANASASTTVKVAKNDTVWGLAKKYNVSIDSIESTNHISTSSHLILQNQSLTIPDKSSNTTKTNTDSSNTSSVTVNSGDSLWTIAQKYGTTVANLQKLNGFSDSETLITVGQNLKVSGTATTTATQTTKTATTTSQVTVSANHVTYTVKSGDSLYTIAQEYGISVDSLRSSNNLSSVLLPGQTLTINDPTKTPATTATTSTATDTSSAATTTSTQAASSSASSQATATSSSTQTTAASSSSAATTTNSTSQATQSTQATTTTSSQTATTSTASVSASSVISYAEQFVGVPYVSGGTSPSGFDCSGFVQYVYAHFGVSLPRTSENQSTIGSAVSVSSAQPGDLLFWGGQGSAWHVGIYVGGSSYIAAPTTGQSVAVKSFQYFQPSFAIHMN, from the coding sequence TTGAAAAAAACAACAAAGACAATTATCGCGGGCACTGTTGGTGCTGCAGGTTTATTCCTCGCTTCTACAGCAAACGCGAGCGCATCTACCACTGTTAAAGTAGCTAAGAATGATACTGTATGGGGACTTGCAAAGAAATACAATGTCTCAATTGATTCAATTGAATCAACAAATCATATCAGTACAAGTAGTCATTTGATTTTACAAAACCAATCTTTAACTATTCCTGACAAGAGTTCAAATACAACTAAAACAAATACAGATAGTAGCAATACTTCTTCTGTAACTGTCAATAGTGGTGATTCACTTTGGACAATTGCTCAAAAATACGGTACAACCGTTGCTAATTTGCAAAAATTAAACGGCTTTTCCGATAGTGAAACTTTAATTACTGTTGGTCAAAATTTGAAAGTTAGTGGCACTGCAACAACAACTGCTACTCAAACTACAAAAACAGCAACAACTACATCTCAAGTAACTGTATCTGCTAACCATGTTACATACACAGTTAAATCAGGTGATTCATTATATACTATTGCTCAAGAATATGGTATTTCAGTAGATTCATTACGTTCTTCCAATAATTTGAGCAGCGTCTTATTGCCCGGTCAGACTTTGACAATTAATGACCCAACTAAGACTCCTGCAACAACAGCTACTACTTCAACTGCTACTGACACAAGTAGTGCAGCAACTACTACAAGTACACAAGCTGCTAGTTCAAGTGCAAGTTCTCAAGCTACTGCAACCTCAAGTAGCACTCAAACAACTGCAGCTTCAAGCAGCAGTGCAGCTACTACTACTAACAGTACTTCACAGGCTACACAAAGTACTCAAGCAACAACTACTACCAGCAGCCAAACTGCTACTACTTCAACTGCTAGCGTATCAGCTTCTTCAGTAATTAGCTATGCAGAACAATTTGTCGGGGTTCCTTATGTATCTGGTGGAACTTCTCCTAGTGGTTTTGATTGCTCTGGCTTTGTACAGTATGTTTACGCTCATTTTGGTGTTAGCTTGCCAAGAACTTCTGAAAATCAATCAACAATTGGCTCAGCCGTTTCTGTTTCATCAGCTCAACCAGGTGATTTATTATTCTGGGGTGGTCAGGGTTCTGCATGGCATGTAGGGATTTACGTTGGCGGTTCAAGTTATATTGCTGCTCCAACAACTGGCCAATCAGTTGCTGTTAAGAGCTTCCAGTACTTCCAACCTTCATTTGCTATTCATATGAACTAA
- the serC gene encoding 3-phosphoserine/phosphohydroxythreonine transaminase — protein MPQVYNFAAGPAVLPAEVVKQVQQELTSYQKSGMSILEISHRSSLFTNLQTAAENDLRQLMQIPVDYDVLFLQGGATLQFTMTALNLAHKTGKIAFVDTGHWSQRAIQEASLLPDIKPTVIASGKESKFTALPDIPEISENFDYVHLTINNTIEGTMYHQLPVNLKHQSVVADMSSIILGYNYQVKDFDLIYAGAQKNIGPAGLTVVILKHELLKNIPDLPAMLSYPKQVKKNSTLNTPPVFAIYTAGLVFKWLLRQGGVAAMQQQNEIKAQLLYDEIANSKLYHSPVTVADRSLTNIPFVTGSKELDTEFVVRATEKGLLNLKGHRLVGGMRASLYNAMPLAGVKQLVEFMQQFEMNHEGVAK, from the coding sequence TTGCCGCAAGTGTATAATTTTGCAGCTGGACCGGCAGTTTTACCGGCCGAAGTTGTCAAACAAGTTCAGCAGGAACTAACATCTTATCAGAAAAGTGGAATGAGTATTTTGGAGATCAGTCATCGCTCCTCACTGTTCACTAATCTCCAAACAGCAGCTGAAAACGATTTACGTCAGTTGATGCAAATTCCAGTCGATTATGATGTTTTGTTTCTTCAAGGGGGGGCCACACTGCAGTTTACGATGACAGCTCTTAATTTGGCTCATAAAACGGGGAAAATTGCTTTTGTGGACACTGGCCATTGGTCACAACGGGCCATTCAAGAAGCATCTTTGCTACCGGATATCAAACCGACGGTAATTGCTAGTGGAAAAGAAAGCAAGTTTACGGCCCTTCCAGATATTCCTGAAATTAGTGAAAACTTTGATTACGTGCATTTAACGATTAACAACACGATTGAAGGAACGATGTACCATCAATTGCCAGTAAACTTAAAGCATCAGTCGGTAGTTGCGGATATGTCTTCAATCATTTTAGGATATAACTATCAAGTAAAAGATTTTGATTTGATTTATGCTGGAGCACAAAAAAATATTGGACCAGCTGGATTAACAGTCGTAATTTTAAAACATGAACTTTTAAAAAATATTCCAGATTTACCAGCTATGCTTAGTTATCCGAAACAAGTCAAAAAAAACTCTACATTAAATACGCCACCAGTTTTTGCGATTTATACTGCTGGGCTAGTTTTCAAGTGGTTATTACGTCAAGGCGGTGTTGCAGCAATGCAGCAGCAAAATGAAATTAAGGCACAACTTTTATATGATGAAATTGCTAATTCTAAACTCTATCATTCTCCCGTGACCGTTGCTGATCGATCCCTAACAAATATTCCATTTGTAACAGGTTCTAAAGAATTAGATACAGAGTTTGTTGTTCGTGCAACTGAGAAAGGATTATTAAATTTGAAGGGGCATCGATTAGTCGGTGGAATGCGAG